The Bacillus sp. FJAT-45350 DNA window TAGCATCTGTATTATACCTAATTATTATGACCGATATGCCTTTAATCTCACTACCTCAACGCTTATTTGCGTCATTAGATTCATTTCCTCTAATGGCAGCACCGTTTTTTATTTTAGCAGGTAAATTAATGGAGCATGGTGGAATTTCAGAAAGGTTAGTAGACTTTGCGAAAAGTATCGTAGGTCAAGTCAAAGGTG harbors:
- a CDS encoding TRAP transporter large permease subunit, with translation MGSLLLFVILLVLFIISVPIAIALGLASVLYLIIMTDMPLISLPQRLFASLDSFPLMAAPFFILAGKLMEHGGISERLVDFAKSIVGQVKG